From one Sesamum indicum cultivar Zhongzhi No. 13 linkage group LG13, S_indicum_v1.0, whole genome shotgun sequence genomic stretch:
- the LOC105176068 gene encoding calcium-dependent protein kinase 28-like isoform X1, producing MGGCCSTAKVSNTSKSSVSIVSRIRSSAAASKQASATPSLDTPRKQESSSNNHHKIKESNQQRHSQQNVKSSSRRPSGVIPCGKRTDFGYDKDFDSRYTIGKLLGHGQFGYTYVAIDNSNGDRVAVKKIEKNKMVLPIAVEDVKREVKILKALAGHENVVQFCNAFEDDSYVYIVMELCEGGELLDRILSKKDSRYTEKDAAIVVRQMLKVAAECHLQGFVHRDMKPENFLFESPEEDSPLKATDFGLSDFIRPGKKFQDIVGSAYYVAPEVLKRRSGPESDVWSIGVITYILLCGRRPFWDKTEDGIFKEVLRKKPDFQRKPWPGISNAAKDFVKKLLVKDPLARLTAAQALSHPWVREGGEASEIPLDISVLSNMRQFVKYSRFKQFALQALASTLDEEELADLRDQFDAIDVDKNGAISLEEMRQALAKDLPWKLKDSRVLEILQAIDSNTDGLVDFSEFVAATLHVHQLEIHSSEKWQQRSQAAFEKFDVDRNGFITPEELKLHTGLRGSIDPLLEEADLDKDGRISLPEFRRLLRTASLSSQGVISPSAKQRSGKL from the exons ATGGGTGGCTGCTGTTCCACCGCAAAGGTGAGCAACACCTCCAAATCCTCCGTAAGCATCGTCAGCCGTATCCGCAGCTCTGCTGCGGCCTCGAAGCAGGCCTCCGCCACCCCTTCCTTAGATAcaccaagaaaacaagaaagctCCTCTAATAATCATCATAAGATAAAGGAAAGTAACCAGCAAAGGCATTCTCAACAGAATGTAAAGAGTAGTTCAAGAAGGCCAAGTGGGGTCATTCCCTGTGGAAAAAGAACAGATTTTGGGTATGATAAGGATTTTGATTCGAGGTATACGATTGGGAAATTGTTGGGGCATGGCCAATTTGGTTATACATATGTTGCTATTGATAATTCCAATGGAGACCGTGTTGCTGTCAAAAAAATCGAGAAGAATAAG ATGGTTCTTCCAATTGCTGTTGAGGATGTCAAGCGAGAAGTCAAGATCTTGAAAGCATTAGCAGGTCATGAGAATGTGGTTCAGTTCTGTAATGCCTTTGAAGATGAttcttatgtatatatagtgatGGA GTTGTGTGAGGGTGGAGAATTGCTAGACCGTATATTGTCAAA AAAGGACAGCCGTTACACAGAGAAAGATGCTGCAATTGTTGTAAGACAGATGCTGAAAGTTGCAGCAGAGTGCCATTTACAGGGTTTTGTACACCGTGATATGAAGCCCGAG aactttttatttgagtCACCGGAAGAGGATTCACCCCTGAAGGCTACAGACTTTGGTCTTTCAGACTTCATAAGACCAG GAAAGAAATTCCAAGACATTGTTGGGAGTGCATATTATGTTGCTCCAGAGGTATTGAAGCGTAGGTCTGGCCCAGAATCAGATGTTTGGAGCATTGGTGTTATTACTTACATTTTGCTCTGTGGCCGGCGGCCCTTCTGGGACAAAACTGAGGATGGCATATTTAAGGAG GTTCTTAGAAAGAAGCCTGACTTTCAGCGGAAACCATGGCCTGGAATTAGCAATGCTGCTAAAGATTTTGTGAAGAAGTTACTAGTGAAAGATCCGCTTGCCAGACTTACTGCAGCCCAGGCCTTAT CACATCCATGGGTTCGAGAAGGAGGTGAAGCTTCAGAGATTCCACTGGACATTTCTGTTCTATCCAACATGCGTCAATTTGTGAAATACAGTCGATTTAAACAGTTTGCACTTCAG GCATTGGCTAGCACCCTTGATGAGGAAGAGTTGGCTGATCTTAGAGACCAGTTTGATGCAATTGATGTGGATAAAAATGGTGCCATTAGTCTTGAAGAAATGAGGCAG GCCCTGGCAAAGGATCTTCCTTGGAAACTGAAAGATTCGCGTGTTCTTGAAATCCTTCAAGCG ATCGATAGCAATACTGATGGACTCGTAGATTTCTCAGAGTTTGTTGCAGCTACCCTTCACGTCCATCAGTTGGAGATACACAGTTCAGAAAAATGGCAGCAAAGGTCGCAGGCTGCTTTCGaaaaatttgatgttgatAGAAATGGATTTATAACACCAGAAGAACTTAAACTG CACACAGGTCTAAGGGGCTCAATAGACCCGCTTTTAGAAGAAGCAGATCTGGACAAAGATGGGAGGATTAGCTTACCAGAATTTCGCAGACTTTTAAGAACTGCAAGTTTGAGTTCACAAGGTGTGATCAGTCCATCTGCTAAGCAACGTTCGGGGAAGCTATAG
- the LOC105176068 gene encoding calcium-dependent protein kinase 16-like isoform X2: protein MVLPIAVEDVKREVKILKALAGHENVVQFCNAFEDDSYVYIVMELCEGGELLDRILSKKDSRYTEKDAAIVVRQMLKVAAECHLQGFVHRDMKPENFLFESPEEDSPLKATDFGLSDFIRPGKKFQDIVGSAYYVAPEVLKRRSGPESDVWSIGVITYILLCGRRPFWDKTEDGIFKEVLRKKPDFQRKPWPGISNAAKDFVKKLLVKDPLARLTAAQALSHPWVREGGEASEIPLDISVLSNMRQFVKYSRFKQFALQALASTLDEEELADLRDQFDAIDVDKNGAISLEEMRQALAKDLPWKLKDSRVLEILQAIDSNTDGLVDFSEFVAATLHVHQLEIHSSEKWQQRSQAAFEKFDVDRNGFITPEELKLHTGLRGSIDPLLEEADLDKDGRISLPEFRRLLRTASLSSQGVISPSAKQRSGKL from the exons ATGGTTCTTCCAATTGCTGTTGAGGATGTCAAGCGAGAAGTCAAGATCTTGAAAGCATTAGCAGGTCATGAGAATGTGGTTCAGTTCTGTAATGCCTTTGAAGATGAttcttatgtatatatagtgatGGA GTTGTGTGAGGGTGGAGAATTGCTAGACCGTATATTGTCAAA AAAGGACAGCCGTTACACAGAGAAAGATGCTGCAATTGTTGTAAGACAGATGCTGAAAGTTGCAGCAGAGTGCCATTTACAGGGTTTTGTACACCGTGATATGAAGCCCGAG aactttttatttgagtCACCGGAAGAGGATTCACCCCTGAAGGCTACAGACTTTGGTCTTTCAGACTTCATAAGACCAG GAAAGAAATTCCAAGACATTGTTGGGAGTGCATATTATGTTGCTCCAGAGGTATTGAAGCGTAGGTCTGGCCCAGAATCAGATGTTTGGAGCATTGGTGTTATTACTTACATTTTGCTCTGTGGCCGGCGGCCCTTCTGGGACAAAACTGAGGATGGCATATTTAAGGAG GTTCTTAGAAAGAAGCCTGACTTTCAGCGGAAACCATGGCCTGGAATTAGCAATGCTGCTAAAGATTTTGTGAAGAAGTTACTAGTGAAAGATCCGCTTGCCAGACTTACTGCAGCCCAGGCCTTAT CACATCCATGGGTTCGAGAAGGAGGTGAAGCTTCAGAGATTCCACTGGACATTTCTGTTCTATCCAACATGCGTCAATTTGTGAAATACAGTCGATTTAAACAGTTTGCACTTCAG GCATTGGCTAGCACCCTTGATGAGGAAGAGTTGGCTGATCTTAGAGACCAGTTTGATGCAATTGATGTGGATAAAAATGGTGCCATTAGTCTTGAAGAAATGAGGCAG GCCCTGGCAAAGGATCTTCCTTGGAAACTGAAAGATTCGCGTGTTCTTGAAATCCTTCAAGCG ATCGATAGCAATACTGATGGACTCGTAGATTTCTCAGAGTTTGTTGCAGCTACCCTTCACGTCCATCAGTTGGAGATACACAGTTCAGAAAAATGGCAGCAAAGGTCGCAGGCTGCTTTCGaaaaatttgatgttgatAGAAATGGATTTATAACACCAGAAGAACTTAAACTG CACACAGGTCTAAGGGGCTCAATAGACCCGCTTTTAGAAGAAGCAGATCTGGACAAAGATGGGAGGATTAGCTTACCAGAATTTCGCAGACTTTTAAGAACTGCAAGTTTGAGTTCACAAGGTGTGATCAGTCCATCTGCTAAGCAACGTTCGGGGAAGCTATAG